In a single window of the Terrirubrum flagellatum genome:
- a CDS encoding autotransporter domain-containing protein codes for MAFIGLLAAAPALAQDATWSGAATPDSNYSTGGNWAGGTPANGTAFTATFAASAQNIVTLDSPFGIGAFGIQGNQAYTFNMTAAGTVSLTSGMAIQFGSSATFNVSSSGPFQFLGGSAQTAAINVLAGGTVEFQNGASAGNAVIDNANILSFYGGSTANAATITTSAGGVTAFNNSSTGGTAAFVFTGNGMLDISGLSSSGMTAGSIESTSATSQIILGANNLTVGATGASTTFAGVISGAGGSLTKTGTGSLTLTGVNTYSGATTISGGVLIVNSSAALGDGSLTNTLVFDGGILRTAAAINSPADRAVTVNATGGTIDTNGFDSTILGILSGSGSFTKTGAGVLTLDGDTSTFTGSTTITAGTLALTGSGAFLASSNVIANGTLDVSGSSGAAVSSLTGSGVVTLGGNNLTIFAAAGEFSGHIDGAGGVGILSGTQTLSGVNTYTNVTTIGSGATLALKSAGSISASLYLAVLASGTFDISQMTSGASVRGLVASSSSAKVSLGSKMLTITNGGAFGGVIQDGGIAGGTGGGVTVASGAWQQFGAVSTYTGSTIIDVGGKLDLFNNGAIASSRELVNNGAFDISTLGGDGVVGAASIKSLSGSGNIFLGGNRLTITAANGDFSGVISDLGGASVNTGGSLILTGGKQILSGVNTYTGATTVNGGTLSVNGSIATSSLTTVNTGGTLGGNGFVGNTLINGGTLAPGNSIGTLTVQGNLTLTAGSTYAVEVSSSAADRVNVTGVATPGGATVSATYAAGSYVTKQYTILNAAGGISGSFNSLVNTNLPANFTPSLSYDGKNAFLNLTLNFTPTPTPTPTPSPTPGPTPSPPTPSPNLGSGLNVNQQNVANALVNFFNTNGGIPLVFGALTPTGLTIASGEIATAPQQAAIDSMTLFMGAMTDPALSGRGDLASSSNAPIASSDALSYAPRGARAPAAAALQARIAPDPLARRWSVWATASGAHHKTDGDAVLGSHAATNRTYGLAAGADYRLSPDVIGGFALGGGRVNFSLSGGLGSGNSELFQIGAYVRHGFGPAYVTAAAAYGWQDVTTSRLVTLSGADQLRASFDAHSFAGRLEGGYRLSTPWFAVTPYAAGQFVSYRGPAYAEQAGSGAGTFALNYASRQMTSPRAELGARVDQEWALADATLALRARAAWAHNFEVGRWINASFQTLPGVAFRVNGAAQSHDVALASAAFDLRWRNGFSVGATFETELSSASRSYAGKGFVRYAW; via the coding sequence GTGGCCTTCATCGGACTGCTCGCGGCTGCGCCGGCCCTCGCGCAGGACGCCACCTGGTCCGGCGCCGCCACGCCCGACAGCAATTACAGCACCGGCGGCAATTGGGCTGGCGGGACGCCGGCCAACGGAACCGCCTTCACCGCGACCTTCGCCGCCTCAGCCCAGAATATCGTGACGCTGGACAGCCCCTTCGGCATTGGCGCCTTCGGCATTCAGGGCAATCAGGCTTACACCTTCAATATGACCGCGGCGGGCACCGTCTCGCTCACGTCAGGAATGGCGATCCAGTTCGGCTCGAGCGCGACGTTCAACGTTTCGTCGAGCGGCCCCTTCCAGTTTCTTGGCGGCTCCGCGCAGACGGCTGCGATCAACGTTCTGGCCGGCGGAACGGTGGAGTTTCAGAACGGCGCCAGCGCCGGAAACGCCGTTATCGACAACGCCAACATTCTCTCGTTCTATGGCGGCTCGACAGCCAACGCCGCGACGATCACAACGTCAGCCGGCGGCGTGACGGCATTCAACAACAGCTCCACGGGCGGAACGGCCGCGTTTGTTTTCACAGGCAATGGAATGCTCGACATTTCCGGCCTGTCGAGTTCCGGGATGACTGCCGGCTCGATTGAAAGCACAAGTGCCACAAGCCAGATCATTCTCGGCGCCAACAATCTGACCGTCGGCGCGACCGGCGCATCGACGACTTTCGCCGGCGTGATCTCCGGCGCCGGCGGCTCCCTGACGAAGACGGGAACCGGCTCGCTCACTTTGACGGGCGTCAACACCTATTCGGGCGCGACAACGATCTCCGGCGGCGTGCTTATCGTCAATTCCAGCGCAGCGCTCGGCGACGGAAGCTTAACGAATACGCTGGTCTTCGATGGCGGAATCTTGCGGACGGCGGCCGCGATCAATTCACCGGCCGACCGTGCCGTGACCGTGAACGCCACAGGCGGAACGATCGACACCAACGGATTCGATTCGACGATTCTGGGCATCCTCAGCGGGTCCGGATCGTTCACCAAGACAGGCGCAGGCGTTCTCACGCTTGATGGCGACACCAGCACGTTCACGGGATCAACCACCATCACGGCGGGCACGCTGGCGCTGACAGGCAGCGGAGCTTTTCTCGCATCAAGCAACGTTATCGCCAACGGAACGCTCGACGTTTCCGGCTCATCGGGCGCCGCCGTCTCGTCGCTGACGGGAAGCGGCGTCGTCACGCTGGGCGGCAACAACCTCACCATATTTGCCGCAGCGGGCGAGTTCTCAGGCCATATCGATGGCGCCGGCGGCGTTGGAATCCTCAGCGGCACGCAAACGCTGTCGGGCGTCAACACCTACACGAACGTCACGACGATCGGCAGCGGCGCGACGCTGGCGCTAAAGAGCGCTGGCTCGATCTCGGCGTCGCTCTATCTGGCTGTTCTCGCCAGCGGGACGTTCGACATCTCACAGATGACCTCCGGCGCATCGGTGAGAGGTCTGGTAGCGTCTTCGTCCTCCGCAAAAGTGTCTCTTGGTTCGAAGATGCTCACGATCACAAATGGCGGAGCCTTCGGCGGTGTGATTCAGGATGGCGGCATTGCTGGTGGAACCGGCGGCGGCGTCACCGTCGCCTCGGGCGCATGGCAGCAATTTGGCGCCGTCAGCACCTACACCGGATCGACGATCATCGATGTTGGCGGCAAACTCGATCTCTTCAACAACGGCGCCATTGCGAGTTCACGCGAACTCGTCAACAACGGCGCCTTCGATATCTCAACACTCGGCGGCGATGGCGTTGTGGGCGCCGCATCGATCAAATCCCTCTCAGGTTCCGGCAATATCTTCCTCGGCGGCAACAGGCTGACCATCACCGCGGCGAATGGCGATTTCTCCGGCGTGATCTCCGATCTCGGCGGCGCCAGCGTCAACACGGGCGGCTCGCTCATTCTCACCGGCGGCAAGCAAATCCTCTCCGGCGTCAACACCTACACCGGCGCGACGACCGTGAATGGCGGCACGCTCAGCGTGAACGGCTCGATCGCGACGTCATCGCTGACGACGGTCAATACGGGCGGAACGCTCGGCGGCAATGGCTTCGTCGGCAACACGCTGATCAATGGCGGGACTCTCGCACCGGGCAATTCGATCGGCACGCTGACGGTGCAGGGCAATCTGACGCTGACGGCCGGTTCGACCTACGCCGTCGAGGTTTCGTCCTCGGCCGCCGATCGCGTGAACGTCACCGGCGTCGCGACGCCCGGCGGCGCCACCGTGAGCGCGACCTATGCGGCGGGAAGTTATGTCACGAAGCAATATACGATCCTGAACGCAGCAGGCGGAATCTCCGGCAGCTTCAACTCGCTCGTCAACACGAACCTGCCCGCGAATTTCACGCCGAGCCTAAGTTACGATGGCAAGAACGCGTTTCTCAATCTGACATTGAATTTCACGCCGACGCCAACACCCACGCCAACCCCTTCGCCAACGCCGGGTCCCACGCCCTCTCCTCCGACGCCCTCTCCTAATCTCGGCTCGGGCCTGAACGTCAACCAGCAGAATGTCGCGAACGCGCTGGTCAACTTCTTCAACACGAATGGCGGCATTCCGCTCGTGTTCGGAGCATTGACGCCGACTGGACTGACCATCGCTTCCGGCGAAATCGCCACCGCGCCACAGCAGGCGGCGATCGATTCCATGACCCTGTTCATGGGCGCGATGACGGACCCCGCGCTCTCCGGCCGCGGCGACCTGGCCTCATCATCGAACGCCCCGATCGCGAGCAGCGACGCCCTCTCCTATGCGCCGCGCGGCGCGCGTGCGCCCGCCGCAGCAGCGTTGCAGGCTCGCATCGCGCCCGATCCGCTGGCGCGACGCTGGAGCGTCTGGGCCACAGCATCGGGCGCGCATCACAAGACGGACGGCGATGCGGTGCTCGGCTCGCATGCGGCGACGAACAGAACCTATGGCCTCGCCGCCGGCGCCGACTATCGCCTGTCGCCGGACGTGATAGGGGGCTTCGCGCTGGGAGGCGGCCGCGTGAATTTCAGCCTGTCGGGCGGTCTGGGCTCTGGCAATTCCGAACTCTTCCAGATCGGCGCCTATGTCCGTCACGGCTTCGGCCCCGCCTATGTCACGGCCGCCGCCGCCTATGGCTGGCAGGACGTGACCACCAGCCGTCTCGTCACCCTGTCGGGCGCAGATCAGCTCCGCGCCTCGTTCGACGCGCATTCCTTCGCTGGCCGTCTCGAAGGCGGCTATCGCCTGTCCACACCCTGGTTCGCTGTCACGCCCTATGCGGCCGGACAATTCGTAAGCTATCGCGGGCCCGCCTACGCCGAACAGGCTGGATCAGGCGCCGGGACTTTTGCTTTGAATTACGCCTCGCGGCAGATGACTTCGCCGCGCGCCGAGCTCGGCGCCCGGGTCGATCAGGAATGGGCGCTGGCGGACGCGACCCTCGCGCTGCGCGCCCGCGCCGCCTGGGCG
- the lepB gene encoding signal peptidase I, translated as MTSAAESDPQVKPRRWWIAALLGLLSQPVAYLYVGRPRRAAATIVAFVLLGIFLWHGLNGRLAEPRGIAAMAAFLVFIALFTMIDAARIAIAERAYQLRVYNRWWIYAVVAVIVGFAGDVAFDPAYGVGRSVRPFAIASGSMLPTLRLGEKVMADMRAYDAREPECGDVIVFAAMDGQTVYLKRVIGLPGDVVQIRAGRLYLNGAPIPLEQAEPYSPSADDLVIEGKPVATQRETLPGGRKDQIILIAGSGLVDTTPPFTVPPGRVFVLGDNRSNSLDSRHPQVGFVPRDHILGRLSFIYWSRDWARIGARIE; from the coding sequence ATGACGTCTGCTGCCGAGAGCGATCCGCAAGTGAAGCCGCGCCGCTGGTGGATCGCGGCTCTGCTTGGATTGTTGAGCCAGCCCGTCGCCTATCTCTATGTGGGGCGACCGCGCCGCGCGGCGGCGACGATCGTGGCTTTCGTCCTGCTTGGAATCTTTCTCTGGCACGGCCTCAATGGGCGTCTCGCCGAGCCGCGCGGAATCGCGGCGATGGCCGCCTTTCTCGTCTTCATTGCGCTCTTCACAATGATCGACGCCGCGCGCATCGCTATCGCCGAGCGCGCCTACCAACTGCGGGTTTATAATCGCTGGTGGATTTATGCGGTCGTGGCGGTGATCGTCGGATTCGCCGGTGACGTGGCCTTTGATCCCGCTTATGGCGTTGGCCGTTCCGTCAGGCCTTTTGCGATTGCGAGCGGATCGATGCTGCCGACGCTGCGGCTCGGCGAGAAGGTGATGGCTGATATGCGCGCCTACGATGCGCGCGAGCCGGAGTGTGGCGACGTCATCGTATTCGCAGCGATGGATGGGCAGACCGTTTATCTCAAGCGGGTCATCGGCCTGCCGGGCGACGTGGTCCAGATCCGCGCCGGCCGGCTCTATCTCAATGGCGCACCGATCCCGCTCGAACAGGCAGAGCCCTACAGCCCTTCCGCTGACGACCTTGTCATCGAGGGCAAGCCGGTCGCGACGCAACGCGAGACGCTTCCCGGCGGCCGCAAGGATCAGATCATCCTGATCGCCGGGAGCGGCCTCGTGGACACCACACCTCCCTTCACCGTGCCGCCGGGGCGCGTCTTTGTGCTCGGCGACAATCGCAGCAATTCGCTCGACAGCCGGCATCCGCAGGTCGGTTTCGTGCCGCGCGACCATATCCTCGGGCGGCTCTCCTTCATCTACTGGTCGCGCGATTGGGCGCGTATCGGCGCGCGGATCGAGTAG
- a CDS encoding RNA methyltransferase — MTHDSASSSSTPNPTGPRRPGPAIVLVQPQMGENIGMAARAMANFGLSDLRLVAPRDGWPNPKAVGAAAGADHIIGGASVHRTVQDATADRGFVWATTARARGQGKRIVLPAEAMTEAAQAQRHAILFGPERAGLSSDDVSLADAIITFPVDEALPSLNLAQAVLLVAYEWRRHAHGQTAPFAQPYSQEPADRASVHSLFDYLESELDQSGYFLPANKRPIMVRNLRNILHRIGMTEQDARTLRGVLVALANGRRTRKMLREEAKREETAKEQAPHDDQQ; from the coding sequence ATGACTCACGATTCCGCTTCCTCTTCCTCAACGCCGAATCCGACCGGACCGCGCCGTCCCGGCCCGGCGATCGTGCTCGTGCAGCCGCAGATGGGTGAGAATATCGGCATGGCGGCGCGCGCCATGGCGAATTTCGGCCTGTCCGATCTCAGGCTGGTCGCGCCGCGCGACGGCTGGCCCAACCCGAAGGCGGTCGGGGCGGCGGCGGGCGCCGATCACATCATCGGGGGCGCCAGCGTCCATCGCACCGTGCAGGACGCGACCGCCGATCGCGGCTTCGTCTGGGCGACCACAGCGCGCGCCCGAGGGCAGGGAAAGCGCATCGTGTTGCCGGCCGAAGCCATGACGGAAGCCGCGCAGGCGCAGCGGCACGCCATCCTGTTCGGGCCGGAGCGCGCCGGCCTTTCCAGCGACGACGTCTCGCTGGCGGACGCCATCATCACCTTTCCGGTCGACGAGGCGCTGCCCTCGCTCAATCTCGCGCAGGCGGTGCTGCTCGTCGCCTATGAATGGCGGCGGCATGCGCACGGGCAAACGGCGCCGTTTGCACAGCCTTATTCGCAGGAGCCGGCCGATCGCGCCTCGGTGCATTCGCTCTTCGATTATCTCGAAAGCGAGCTCGATCAGTCCGGCTATTTCCTGCCGGCGAACAAGCGGCCGATCATGGTCCGCAATCTGCGCAACATCCTGCATCGCATCGGCATGACGGAGCAGGATGCGCGCACCTTGCGCGGCGTGCTCGTCGCGCTGGCGAATGGCCGGCGCACGCGTAAGATGCTGCGCGAGGAAGCGAAGCGCGAAGAGACAGCGAAGGAACAGGCGCCTCACGACGACCAGCAATAA
- a CDS encoding SbmA/BacA-like family transporter, translating into MNETGERPSPPSFADQKESVVARKFMALTLGFWRRPGSARAWALSLGLCFALLAVLIVDVGINRFQSALFNALERKDVDRVWSALLTLPLIVIGGAAAGVCVVWTREVLQVRWREWVTATLVTRWAGENRYRRIQTSGVEPANPEYRIADDVRMALDPLVDFAIGLFSAILGAATFIGILWTIGGGMTIPLGGSTLHVPAFMVIAALIYGVGVSMLAVFIGRPLVGRVARRNEAEAKLRFELTRLREHAALVEALGGGRDARKSIANVYELVVERWIAMIWLHARLTWVTNGSGVLIPLLPLALAAPKYLAGGLTLGDVVSLAAAFVKVQGAITWLVDNFRQVAQWYASAGRVVDLMDAMDVIDGESAKEAESPVAATALAE; encoded by the coding sequence GTGAACGAGACCGGGGAGCGGCCTAGTCCACCCTCCTTCGCCGACCAGAAGGAATCGGTCGTCGCGCGCAAATTCATGGCGCTGACCCTCGGCTTCTGGCGGCGGCCGGGCAGCGCGCGCGCCTGGGCGCTCAGCCTCGGGCTGTGCTTCGCCCTGCTTGCGGTGCTCATCGTCGATGTCGGCATCAACCGCTTCCAGAGCGCGCTGTTCAACGCGCTTGAGCGCAAGGATGTTGATCGCGTCTGGAGCGCGCTCCTGACATTGCCCCTCATCGTGATTGGCGGCGCGGCCGCAGGGGTCTGCGTCGTCTGGACCCGCGAGGTGTTGCAGGTGCGCTGGCGCGAATGGGTGACGGCGACACTCGTCACGCGCTGGGCCGGCGAAAATCGCTATCGCCGCATCCAGACCTCAGGGGTCGAACCCGCCAATCCGGAATATCGCATCGCCGATGATGTGCGCATGGCGCTCGATCCGCTCGTCGATTTCGCCATCGGCCTGTTCTCGGCGATCCTCGGCGCAGCGACCTTCATCGGCATTCTCTGGACAATCGGCGGCGGCATGACGATCCCGCTCGGCGGATCGACGCTGCATGTCCCCGCCTTCATGGTGATCGCCGCGCTCATTTATGGCGTTGGCGTCTCCATGCTCGCCGTCTTCATCGGGCGGCCATTGGTCGGGCGCGTCGCGCGCCGCAACGAGGCCGAGGCCAAGCTGCGCTTTGAACTCACGCGATTGCGCGAACATGCGGCGCTGGTGGAAGCGCTCGGCGGCGGGCGCGACGCGCGCAAGTCGATCGCCAATGTCTATGAGCTCGTGGTCGAGCGCTGGATCGCGATGATCTGGCTGCATGCGCGCCTGACCTGGGTGACGAATGGCAGCGGAGTGCTCATCCCCTTGTTGCCGCTGGCGCTGGCGGCGCCGAAATATCTCGCGGGCGGGCTGACCCTTGGCGACGTTGTCAGTCTCGCCGCCGCCTTCGTGAAGGTGCAGGGCGCAATCACCTGGCTCGTCGATAATTTCCGGCAGGTGGCGCAGTGGTACGCCTCCGCCGGCCGCGTCGTCGATCTCATGGACGCGATGGATGTGATCGACGGCGAATCGGCGAAGGAGGCGGAGTCGCCAGTCGCTGCGACGGCGCTGGCGGAGTAG
- a CDS encoding NAD(P)/FAD-dependent oxidoreductase has translation MAATRRTFLAGGLAVAATHRARAQSADFDVVIVGAGAAGFGAARALTKAGLRFAIIEARDRVGGRVFTDRSLGDPFDAGAQFIHWAERNPWRDVARDLGAETVEDRMGGGFRVYRGGRPIADDERRLRRSAFSTLSAELNAVDSNRPDISFAQLVADKAPELRQAAEGLSIFSLGDDPEFASVAEYAQLWAGDDLLLRDGYGSLVARALTPFQVSLATPATRVRWNGQGVIVETARGDLRAAAAIVTTSIGVLQSGAIKFDPALPAATTTALDGLRMGAMTKIALAFDGDRLGVSTGDDLFDIGAKPGDLFSTDAWSFDRNIMLAVVGGAFARGLAAQGEAAAVAYALDRVVEMLGADARKHFKGGRLAGWSADPFALGSYSLAKPGRLAAREALAKPIGDRIWIAGEATSSGGQMTAGGATLAGERAAREIAALLKGRRG, from the coding sequence ATGGCGGCGACGCGTCGAACTTTCCTCGCAGGCGGTCTCGCCGTTGCGGCGACGCATCGGGCGCGTGCGCAGAGCGCCGACTTTGATGTCGTGATCGTCGGCGCGGGCGCCGCAGGTTTTGGCGCGGCGCGCGCCTTGACGAAAGCGGGACTGCGCTTCGCGATAATCGAGGCGCGCGACCGCGTCGGCGGCCGCGTCTTCACCGATCGCAGTCTTGGCGATCCCTTCGACGCCGGCGCGCAGTTCATTCACTGGGCCGAACGCAATCCGTGGCGCGACGTGGCGCGCGATCTCGGCGCCGAGACCGTGGAAGACAGGATGGGCGGCGGCTTCCGCGTCTATCGCGGCGGGCGGCCGATCGCGGACGATGAAAGGCGCCTGCGCCGCAGCGCTTTCTCGACGCTTTCGGCGGAGTTGAATGCGGTCGATTCCAATCGCCCCGATATTTCCTTCGCGCAGCTCGTCGCGGACAAGGCGCCGGAATTGCGCCAGGCGGCGGAAGGCCTGTCGATCTTCTCGCTTGGCGACGATCCGGAATTCGCGTCAGTCGCGGAATATGCGCAGCTCTGGGCGGGCGATGATCTGCTGCTGCGCGACGGCTATGGTTCGCTCGTCGCGCGCGCGCTCACGCCGTTTCAGGTCTCGCTCGCGACGCCCGCAACGCGCGTGCGATGGAATGGTCAGGGCGTGATCGTTGAAACAGCGCGCGGCGACCTGCGCGCGGCTGCCGCGATCGTCACGACGTCAATCGGCGTGCTGCAATCCGGCGCGATCAAATTCGATCCCGCTCTTCCCGCGGCAACGACAACCGCGCTTGATGGGTTGCGCATGGGCGCGATGACGAAGATCGCGCTTGCGTTCGATGGCGACCGGCTCGGCGTCAGCACCGGCGATGATCTCTTCGACATCGGCGCGAAGCCGGGCGATCTCTTCTCCACCGACGCCTGGAGCTTCGATCGCAACATCATGCTTGCGGTCGTGGGCGGGGCGTTCGCGCGCGGGCTCGCCGCGCAGGGCGAGGCGGCGGCCGTCGCCTATGCGCTCGATCGCGTCGTCGAGATGCTCGGCGCCGATGCGCGCAAGCATTTCAAAGGCGGCCGGCTCGCCGGCTGGTCGGCCGATCCCTTCGCGCTCGGCTCCTATTCGCTCGCGAAGCCTGGTCGTCTCGCAGCGCGCGAGGCTTTGGCGAAACCGATCGGCGACCGCATCTGGATCGCCGGAGAAGCGACCTCCAGCGGCGGGCAGATGACGGCTGGCGGCGCGACGCTGGCGGGCGAGCGCGCGGCGCGCGAGATCGCCGCGCTGCTGAAAGGGCGGCGGGGCTAG